One stretch of Amycolatopsis tolypomycina DNA includes these proteins:
- a CDS encoding ABC transporter ATP-binding protein, with amino-acid sequence MTIEIRGLTKRYGPDTVVDDLSFTVEPGQVTGFLGPNGAGKSTTMKLIVGLAAPTRGSVTVGGRRYRDLPVPLTEVGALLDAGAVHGGRKAYDHLLALAVANGLPRRRVGEVLARTGLESVAGKRAGGFSLGMRQRLGIAAALLGDPGVLLFDEPVNGLDPEGIRWIRGLLRTLAGEGRAVLVSSHLMSEMAQTADHLVVIGRGRLVADTAVSELVRGEGSVLVRTPEPGFARLLVTAGAAVREGVEASLVVSGMTSTEIGQLAAHHGVALAELTPQRVSLEDAFMALTEDSLDYQGAVA; translated from the coding sequence ATGACGATCGAAATCCGGGGCCTCACCAAGCGGTACGGGCCCGACACCGTGGTGGACGACCTGTCCTTCACCGTCGAACCCGGGCAGGTGACCGGGTTCCTCGGCCCCAACGGCGCCGGGAAGTCCACGACCATGAAGCTGATCGTGGGCCTGGCCGCGCCGACCCGGGGCTCGGTCACCGTCGGCGGGCGCCGCTACCGGGACCTCCCCGTGCCGCTCACCGAAGTGGGCGCGTTGCTCGACGCCGGTGCCGTGCACGGCGGCCGGAAGGCCTACGACCACCTGCTGGCGCTCGCGGTCGCCAACGGGCTCCCCCGGCGCCGGGTCGGCGAGGTGCTCGCCCGGACCGGGCTGGAGAGCGTGGCAGGCAAGCGCGCCGGCGGGTTCTCGCTCGGCATGCGGCAGCGGCTCGGCATCGCGGCGGCGTTGCTCGGCGACCCGGGCGTGCTGCTCTTCGACGAGCCGGTGAACGGGCTCGATCCGGAGGGGATCCGCTGGATCCGGGGCCTCCTGCGCACCCTGGCCGGCGAGGGCCGGGCGGTGCTGGTGTCCAGCCACCTGATGAGCGAGATGGCGCAGACCGCCGACCACCTGGTCGTCATCGGCCGCGGCAGGCTCGTCGCCGACACCGCCGTGAGCGAGCTCGTCCGCGGCGAAGGCAGCGTGCTCGTCCGCACGCCCGAGCCGGGGTTCGCGCGGCTGCTGGTCACCGCCGGGGCCGCCGTGCGCGAAGGCGTCGAGGCGTCGCTGGTCGTCTCCGGCATGACCAGCACCGAGATCGGGCAACTCGCGGCCCACCACGGTGTCGCGCTCGCCGAGCTCACCCCGCAGCGCGTCTCGCTGGAGGACGCCTTCATGGCGCTGACCGAGGACAGCCTCGACTACCAGGGGGCGGTGGCATGA
- a CDS encoding LysR substrate-binding domain-containing protein, giving the protein MDFDLRQLRYFVAVAEELHFGRAAARLHIAQPALSRRIRALEDELKTPLFVRDRRTTVLTAAGEQLLADARDLLAAAEAVHRRVTAAAGAKPVLTVGFMPGIVVTPAVRELARHRPDVGVRLLRTSWHDQVAVLHDGRVDVGIVRLPVERRGLTVRPLFTEPRVVMVPATHRLAGEESVSITELAGEHLLQDPDAVPEWRDIAVELRAPGRPEVPRIHSVEEKLELVAAGAGISVIPRSTAMFYTRPDVIGIPVPDIAPNHVALAWLTARRSPLVDAFLDAAASLVPGSITTS; this is encoded by the coding sequence GTGGACTTCGACCTGCGGCAACTGCGGTACTTCGTCGCCGTGGCCGAAGAGCTGCACTTCGGGCGGGCCGCCGCGCGGCTGCACATCGCCCAGCCCGCGCTGTCGCGCCGGATCCGCGCCCTGGAGGACGAGCTCAAGACGCCCCTGTTCGTCCGCGACCGCCGCACCACCGTCCTCACCGCGGCCGGCGAACAGCTCCTGGCCGACGCCCGTGACCTGCTGGCGGCGGCCGAAGCCGTGCACCGGCGAGTCACCGCGGCCGCCGGCGCGAAGCCGGTGCTCACGGTCGGTTTCATGCCGGGCATCGTGGTCACCCCGGCGGTGCGGGAGCTGGCCCGGCACCGGCCGGACGTCGGCGTCCGGCTGCTGCGCACCAGCTGGCACGACCAGGTCGCGGTCCTGCACGACGGCCGCGTCGACGTCGGCATCGTCCGGCTGCCGGTCGAGCGGCGCGGGCTGACCGTGCGGCCGCTGTTCACCGAACCCCGCGTCGTCATGGTGCCGGCCACGCACCGGCTGGCCGGCGAGGAGTCCGTGTCGATCACCGAACTCGCCGGCGAGCACCTGCTGCAGGACCCCGACGCCGTCCCGGAATGGCGGGACATCGCCGTCGAACTGCGCGCCCCCGGCCGCCCCGAAGTGCCGCGGATCCACAGCGTGGAAGAGAAACTGGAGCTGGTCGCCGCCGGCGCCGGGATCAGCGTCATCCCCCGGTCGACGGCGATGTTCTACACCCGCCCGGACGTCATCGGCATCCCGGTGCCGGACATCGCCCCGAACCACGTCGCCCTGGCCTGGCTCACCGCACGCCGATCACCCCTGGTCGACGCCTTCCTCGACGCGGCGGCGAGCCTCGTGCCCGGCAGCATCACGACTTCCTGA
- a CDS encoding NAD-dependent epimerase/dehydratase family protein, translating to MKIFLTGGSGYIGRATIGELVRLGHTVEALARSERAETAVVAAGAGAVRGGLADLAVLNQAAARAEAVIHLAQAATGEEDLAAATAMQDGVGGGTYVHTGGSWVYGDTGGVRDETAPWHPPAVVAWRKAVEDAVLARAADGGRPVVVQPGLLYGGDNRLIDAFFVRPGRETGEVPYIGDGGNHWALIHLDDLARLYAAALSAPPGSVYLGVGGNGPTAKEVAEACAATLGGKAVSLTLEQARERMGPIADAFALDQQLTSAKAQRELGWTPRHTDPLSEF from the coding sequence ATGAAAATCTTCCTCACGGGCGGTTCGGGCTACATCGGCCGCGCGACGATCGGCGAGCTGGTGCGGCTCGGGCACACCGTCGAGGCGCTCGCGCGCAGCGAACGGGCGGAAACGGCCGTGGTCGCCGCCGGGGCGGGTGCGGTCCGCGGTGGCCTGGCCGACCTGGCCGTGCTCAACCAGGCGGCGGCGCGGGCGGAAGCCGTGATCCACCTCGCCCAGGCGGCCACTGGAGAGGAGGACTTGGCGGCCGCCACCGCGATGCAGGACGGCGTCGGCGGCGGCACCTACGTCCACACCGGCGGCAGCTGGGTCTACGGCGACACCGGTGGCGTGCGGGACGAGACCGCGCCGTGGCACCCACCGGCCGTCGTGGCGTGGCGCAAAGCCGTCGAGGACGCGGTGCTGGCCCGGGCGGCCGACGGCGGCCGGCCGGTCGTCGTCCAGCCCGGGCTGCTCTACGGCGGCGACAACCGCCTGATCGACGCGTTCTTCGTCCGGCCGGGCCGGGAAACCGGCGAGGTCCCGTACATCGGCGACGGCGGCAACCACTGGGCCCTGATCCACCTCGACGACCTGGCCCGCCTCTACGCGGCCGCGCTGTCGGCGCCGCCGGGCTCGGTGTACCTCGGGGTGGGCGGGAACGGCCCGACGGCCAAGGAGGTCGCCGAAGCCTGCGCCGCGACGCTCGGCGGGAAGGCCGTCTCCCTCACCCTCGAGCAGGCCCGCGAGCGGATGGGCCCGATCGCCGACGCGTTCGCCCTCGACCAGCAGCTCACCTCCGCCAAGGCGCAACGCGAGCTGGGCTGGACGCCCCGGCACACCGATCCGCTGAGCGAGTTCTGA
- a CDS encoding AMP-binding protein yields the protein MPLSPSDAVEAWLAAYGAAEADVAHLLCDRHDADAVAFTFVGPDLAARDLTYGELACRSRRLATVLAARGVRRGDRVPVLMGKRPELVTTLLAIWRIGAVHVPLFTAFATGAIRMRVEASRAKLVVTEPAQRAKLDPIQGIDVLETGEAFDRLIDEAEPLATSIAVGGAGTMLQLFTSGTTGKPKGVPVPVRALASFHCYLHYGLDVTADDVFWNAADPGWAYGLYYGILAPLAAGRRNLLLDAGFTPEATVAVVGKFGVTNFAAAPTVYRALGKSGLVRDLRLRRASSAGEPLTPEIAGWARDALGVEVRDHYGQTELGMVVNNHWHPDVARPVRPGSMGQPMPGYAAGTVDGQLAVDVEHSPLLWFTGYHEEPGKTAERFTADGRWYLTADTGRVDDEGYYFFTARNDDVILAAGYRIGPFDVESVLITHPAVADVAVVGRPDPEGVRGEVVEAFVVLTGEAEPNDGLAADLQRLVREEYSKHAYPRTVHFVDALPKTPSGKVQRYLLRQR from the coding sequence GTGCCGCTTTCCCCTTCCGACGCGGTCGAAGCCTGGCTGGCCGCCTACGGCGCGGCGGAGGCGGACGTGGCCCACCTGCTGTGCGACCGCCACGACGCCGACGCCGTCGCGTTCACCTTCGTCGGCCCGGATCTCGCCGCCCGCGACCTGACCTACGGGGAGCTGGCCTGCCGCTCCCGGCGGCTCGCCACCGTCCTCGCCGCGCGCGGCGTCCGGCGCGGCGACCGGGTCCCGGTCCTCATGGGCAAGCGCCCCGAACTGGTGACGACGCTCCTGGCGATCTGGCGGATCGGCGCGGTGCACGTGCCGCTGTTCACGGCGTTCGCCACCGGCGCCATCCGGATGCGCGTCGAAGCCTCCCGCGCGAAGCTGGTCGTCACCGAGCCGGCCCAGCGCGCGAAACTCGACCCGATCCAGGGCATCGACGTCCTCGAGACCGGGGAAGCGTTCGACCGGCTCATCGACGAAGCCGAACCCCTCGCGACTTCGATCGCGGTCGGCGGCGCCGGGACGATGCTGCAGCTGTTCACCAGCGGCACCACCGGCAAGCCCAAGGGGGTCCCGGTGCCGGTCCGCGCGCTGGCGTCCTTCCACTGCTACCTGCACTACGGCCTCGACGTCACCGCGGACGACGTCTTCTGGAACGCCGCCGACCCCGGCTGGGCGTACGGCCTCTACTACGGCATCCTGGCCCCGCTGGCCGCCGGCCGCCGGAACCTCCTCCTCGACGCGGGGTTCACGCCCGAGGCCACGGTCGCCGTCGTCGGGAAGTTCGGCGTCACCAACTTCGCCGCCGCCCCCACCGTCTACCGGGCGCTCGGCAAGAGCGGCCTGGTCCGCGACCTGCGGCTGCGGCGGGCCTCGTCGGCAGGCGAACCGCTGACGCCGGAGATCGCCGGCTGGGCCCGCGACGCGCTCGGCGTCGAGGTCCGCGACCACTACGGCCAGACCGAACTCGGCATGGTCGTCAACAACCACTGGCACCCGGACGTGGCCCGGCCGGTCCGGCCCGGCTCGATGGGGCAGCCGATGCCCGGCTACGCCGCCGGCACCGTCGACGGCCAGCTCGCCGTCGACGTCGAGCACAGCCCCCTGTTGTGGTTCACCGGCTACCACGAAGAGCCCGGGAAGACGGCGGAGCGGTTCACCGCCGACGGGCGCTGGTACCTCACCGCCGACACCGGCCGCGTCGACGACGAGGGGTACTACTTCTTCACCGCCCGCAACGACGACGTCATCCTGGCCGCCGGCTACCGGATCGGGCCGTTCGACGTGGAAAGCGTGCTGATCACCCACCCCGCGGTCGCGGACGTCGCCGTCGTCGGCCGTCCCGACCCCGAAGGCGTCCGCGGCGAGGTGGTCGAAGCCTTCGTCGTCCTCACCGGCGAGGCCGAGCCGAACGACGGCCTCGCCGCGGATCTCCAGCGGCTCGTGCGCGAGGAGTACTCCAAGCACGCCTACCCGCGCACCGTGCACTTCGTCGACGCGCTGCCGAAGACGCCGAGCGGGAAGGTCCAGCGCTACCTGCTGCGGCAGCGGTGA
- a CDS encoding helix-turn-helix transcriptional regulator has protein sequence MTAALARLRAGTGASLAFAGRVTGSGVLLDAFDGPVVGPLRGVLLGAGHGVGGRVVARQRALSLPDYVGSPAITHRYDQVIRAESLRAMAAAPVIVARRCVAVLYVALRTSQREMGRLLDAVSHEARGLEQDLAVTDVLRRLRDRHTAEDSVRRSRVAEAYADLRALAGEVGDPRLRARLLETAGLLAHPAPGAAAPHLTGREADVLALLSTGLSNQGIAERLGIGLYTVKDHVKNILAKLGAEGRLDAVARARRLGLTP, from the coding sequence GTGACGGCCGCACTGGCCAGGCTGCGGGCCGGCACCGGGGCGAGCCTGGCGTTCGCCGGGCGGGTCACCGGGTCGGGCGTGCTGCTCGACGCGTTCGACGGCCCGGTGGTCGGTCCCCTCCGCGGCGTGCTGCTCGGCGCCGGGCACGGGGTCGGCGGCCGGGTGGTCGCCCGGCAGCGCGCGCTGTCCCTGCCGGACTACGTCGGCTCGCCGGCGATCACCCACCGCTACGACCAGGTCATCCGGGCCGAGTCGTTGCGCGCGATGGCGGCGGCCCCGGTCATCGTGGCGCGGCGGTGCGTCGCGGTGCTCTACGTCGCCCTGCGCACCAGCCAGCGGGAGATGGGCCGCCTGCTCGACGCGGTTTCCCACGAGGCCCGCGGCCTCGAACAGGATCTTGCGGTCACCGACGTGCTCCGCCGGCTGCGCGACCGGCACACGGCCGAGGACAGCGTCCGGCGGTCCCGGGTGGCCGAGGCGTACGCGGACCTGCGGGCGCTCGCCGGCGAGGTCGGTGACCCCCGGCTGCGCGCGCGGCTGCTGGAGACGGCCGGGTTGCTGGCGCACCCGGCGCCGGGTGCGGCGGCACCGCACCTGACGGGCCGGGAAGCGGACGTGCTGGCGCTGCTGTCGACCGGCCTGTCGAACCAGGGGATCGCCGAGCGGCTGGGCATCGGCCTGTACACGGTCAAGGACCACGTCAAGAACATCCTGGCGAAGCTCGGCGCCGAAGGCAGGCTGGACGCGGTGGCCCGGGCCCGGCGCCTCGGCCTCACGCCGTAG
- the ispD gene encoding 2-C-methyl-D-erythritol 4-phosphate cytidylyltransferase, translating to MVRQAAAVVLASGAGTRVGAGVNKVYLPLAGRRVVAWSLAAFAGVPGVGPLVLVVRPQDDDLVREVLEREVDGAAVEVVHGGRTRQESELQALRHLAGRIGRGTVDTVLLHDGARPLVSPALIAAVLHEAREHGGAIPALPADHIAAVAGDGETLVALPPASMVLAQTPQAFRAAPLLAAYEQAAGEQFEGTDTSSVMERFSSVPVRWVRGEQENLKVTYPRDLVFAEHVLTAAGHGG from the coding sequence ATGGTGAGGCAGGCGGCGGCGGTGGTGTTGGCCAGTGGCGCGGGTACCCGCGTCGGGGCCGGGGTCAACAAGGTCTACCTCCCGCTCGCCGGGCGCCGGGTCGTTGCGTGGTCCCTGGCCGCGTTCGCCGGGGTGCCCGGGGTCGGGCCGCTGGTGCTGGTCGTCCGGCCCCAGGACGACGACCTCGTCCGGGAGGTGCTCGAGCGCGAAGTCGACGGCGCCGCGGTCGAGGTCGTCCACGGCGGCCGGACCCGGCAGGAGTCCGAGCTGCAGGCCCTGCGGCACCTCGCCGGCCGCATCGGCCGCGGCACCGTGGACACCGTGCTGCTCCACGACGGCGCGCGTCCGCTGGTCAGCCCGGCGTTGATCGCCGCCGTGCTGCACGAGGCCCGCGAACACGGCGGGGCGATCCCGGCGCTGCCGGCCGACCACATCGCCGCGGTCGCCGGCGACGGCGAGACGCTGGTGGCGCTCCCGCCGGCGTCGATGGTCCTCGCCCAGACGCCGCAGGCGTTCCGGGCCGCGCCGCTGCTGGCGGCCTACGAGCAGGCCGCCGGCGAGCAGTTCGAGGGCACCGACACCTCGTCGGTGATGGAACGGTTCTCCTCGGTCCCGGTGCGGTGGGTCCGGGGGGAGCAGGAGAACCTCAAGGTGACCTACCCGCGCGACCTCGTGTTCGCCGAGCACGTCCTGACCGCGGCGGGCCACGGCGGCTGA
- a CDS encoding carbohydrate ABC transporter permease, with protein MKTVSDSRIWSRLQPVVTTALVLGLIGIPLWLVVVTAGKSQGEALDPDLSLPGHWQLFANLREVWVQGEVPAAFFGSLLIVVPTVAGVLVFGSMAAWVLARRTTRLNAALYALGISGIVLPPAVVTVVLLLRQLGLAGSAVGMIGVYMGIYLSTVIFFVTGFVRTIPASLEEAAQIDGAGPLTVFRRIVLPLLRPALATATILICLYVWNDVFYAFFVVGGRLDTLPLNLFRVASAGLYLNNWHLIFAYVVLMSLPLVVVLAVAQRKIIAGITSGAVK; from the coding sequence GTGAAGACCGTCAGCGACTCGCGGATCTGGAGCAGGCTGCAGCCGGTGGTCACCACCGCGCTCGTGCTCGGGCTCATCGGGATCCCGCTCTGGCTCGTCGTGGTGACCGCCGGGAAGTCCCAGGGCGAAGCGCTCGATCCCGACCTCTCGCTGCCGGGCCACTGGCAGCTGTTCGCGAACCTGCGGGAGGTCTGGGTCCAGGGCGAGGTGCCGGCGGCGTTCTTCGGCAGCCTGCTGATCGTCGTGCCCACCGTCGCCGGCGTCCTCGTCTTCGGGTCCATGGCCGCCTGGGTGCTGGCCCGCCGGACGACCCGGCTCAACGCGGCCCTGTACGCGCTGGGCATCAGCGGCATCGTGCTGCCGCCGGCGGTCGTCACCGTGGTGCTGCTGCTCCGCCAGCTCGGCCTCGCGGGCAGCGCCGTCGGCATGATCGGCGTGTACATGGGCATCTACCTGTCCACGGTCATCTTCTTCGTGACCGGCTTCGTCCGCACCATCCCGGCGTCGCTGGAAGAGGCCGCCCAGATCGACGGGGCCGGTCCGCTCACCGTGTTCCGGCGGATCGTGCTGCCGCTGCTGCGGCCGGCGCTGGCCACCGCCACCATCCTCATCTGCCTCTACGTGTGGAACGACGTCTTCTACGCGTTCTTCGTCGTCGGCGGGCGGCTGGACACCCTGCCGCTCAACCTGTTCCGCGTCGCCAGCGCGGGGCTCTACCTCAACAACTGGCACCTCATCTTCGCCTACGTGGTGCTGATGAGCCTGCCGCTGGTCGTCGTCCTCGCCGTGGCCCAGCGCAAGATCATCGCGGGCATCACCAGCGGCGCCGTCAAGTGA
- a CDS encoding carbohydrate ABC transporter permease — translation MTTAARTLTVERPVTRPAPRPGGRPTSSHGKKTHPMWFLAPAFAILLVFFFLPTLFNFVYAFTDWSGFKSSIKPVGLDNFTELASDGTLLRAVRITLVYAVLVAIFQNLFGFALAVLLERDNRLNRIARICFLVPVLMSALAVGYIFQALLKPHGSVNELIGAVLGRTFDYAWLGDTTWSIVVVALIHAWKWMGLSMLIYLAGLKTVPEDILEAARIDGASRWRTFWVVKSPLLAPAVTFNVATALLGSMNGFDVVQATTGGGPARTTEILNIFIYRTFGQGLFAQATAMSLVLFLLVAFLAFPVIRALRKREEIL, via the coding sequence ATGACCACGGCAGCACGCACGCTCACCGTGGAGCGGCCGGTCACCCGGCCCGCTCCCCGGCCGGGCGGCCGCCCCACGAGCAGCCACGGCAAGAAGACGCACCCGATGTGGTTCCTGGCGCCCGCGTTCGCCATCCTGCTCGTCTTCTTCTTCCTGCCCACGCTGTTCAACTTCGTCTACGCGTTCACCGACTGGTCCGGGTTCAAGAGCTCGATCAAGCCGGTCGGTCTCGACAACTTCACCGAGCTGGCCTCGGACGGCACGCTGCTGCGGGCGGTGCGGATCACGCTCGTCTACGCGGTGCTGGTCGCGATCTTCCAGAACCTCTTCGGGTTCGCCCTGGCCGTCCTACTCGAACGCGACAACCGGCTCAACCGCATCGCGCGCATCTGCTTCCTCGTGCCGGTGCTGATGTCGGCGCTCGCCGTCGGCTACATCTTCCAGGCCCTGCTGAAACCGCACGGCAGCGTCAACGAGCTGATCGGCGCGGTGCTCGGGCGGACGTTCGACTACGCCTGGCTCGGCGACACGACCTGGTCGATCGTCGTGGTCGCGCTGATCCACGCGTGGAAGTGGATGGGCCTGTCGATGCTCATCTACCTGGCCGGGCTCAAGACCGTCCCGGAGGACATCCTCGAAGCCGCCCGGATCGACGGCGCCTCGCGCTGGCGCACGTTCTGGGTCGTCAAGTCGCCGCTGCTGGCGCCGGCGGTGACGTTCAACGTCGCCACCGCGCTGCTCGGGTCGATGAACGGCTTCGACGTCGTCCAGGCCACCACCGGCGGTGGTCCGGCCCGGACCACGGAGATCCTCAACATCTTCATCTACCGCACCTTCGGGCAGGGCCTGTTCGCCCAGGCCACCGCGATGAGCCTGGTGCTGTTCCTGCTCGTCGCGTTCCTGGCCTTCCCGGTCATCCGCGCCCTGCGCAAGCGGGAGGAGATCCTGTGA
- a CDS encoding ABC transporter substrate-binding protein, whose translation MKNWISVVAAAALTLGLAACSDPAANGPADAAPATWADPAAKLDGVKLTLWAAQNSNTVPKQVIASFEQATGASVEVVTIPDPYEQSIQTKVATGDKPDLAFWQPTSSMLTAINAKTNLQPLDDAPWLPQLAPELKDITGLLDGRRYAALITSPAVEGVYYNKEVFAANGITETPKTFDAMVTAARALKAKGVTPFFEMGGDRWATQWWVQVQLADAAKNGLWDKINSKQETFSSPVVLDTIKKYQALINEGLFNADIKTAKLEDQGAALLDGKAAMAVQVNSFFSQLQAKADTETLDKKIGFFPIAPSGQVGTFIPDQTNALVAFRTGDAKREAAARQLLAYWMGPGYAGFVADRKTISLEPSVANPPGVPQALLDVHKSLPTAVGSMQALAVANPDLYINLADMIAGTMTPDQVAKATQDQFAQLAKAAGAPGF comes from the coding sequence ATGAAGAACTGGATCAGCGTCGTCGCCGCCGCTGCGCTCACCCTCGGCCTCGCCGCCTGCAGCGACCCGGCCGCGAACGGCCCCGCCGACGCCGCGCCCGCCACCTGGGCCGACCCGGCCGCGAAGCTCGACGGCGTCAAGCTGACCCTGTGGGCGGCGCAGAACAGCAACACCGTGCCCAAGCAGGTGATCGCGTCCTTCGAGCAGGCGACCGGCGCGTCCGTCGAGGTCGTGACGATCCCCGACCCGTACGAGCAGAGCATCCAGACCAAGGTGGCCACCGGCGACAAGCCGGACCTCGCCTTCTGGCAGCCCACCTCGTCGATGCTGACCGCCATCAACGCGAAGACCAACCTCCAGCCGCTGGACGACGCGCCGTGGCTGCCCCAGCTGGCGCCCGAGCTGAAGGACATCACCGGCTTGCTCGACGGCAGGCGCTACGCCGCGCTGATCACCAGCCCCGCCGTCGAAGGCGTCTACTACAACAAGGAAGTCTTCGCGGCCAACGGCATCACCGAAACGCCGAAGACCTTCGACGCCATGGTCACCGCGGCCCGCGCGCTCAAGGCCAAGGGCGTGACGCCGTTCTTCGAGATGGGCGGCGACCGGTGGGCCACCCAGTGGTGGGTGCAGGTCCAGCTCGCCGACGCCGCGAAGAACGGCCTCTGGGACAAGATCAACAGCAAGCAGGAGACCTTCAGCAGCCCGGTCGTGCTCGACACGATCAAGAAGTACCAGGCGCTGATCAACGAAGGCCTGTTCAACGCCGACATCAAGACGGCCAAGCTGGAGGACCAGGGCGCCGCGCTGCTCGACGGCAAGGCCGCGATGGCCGTGCAGGTCAACTCGTTCTTCAGCCAGCTGCAGGCCAAGGCCGACACCGAGACGCTGGACAAGAAGATCGGCTTCTTCCCGATCGCGCCGTCGGGTCAGGTCGGCACCTTCATCCCGGACCAGACGAACGCCCTGGTCGCCTTCCGCACCGGTGACGCCAAGCGCGAGGCCGCGGCCCGGCAGCTGCTGGCCTACTGGATGGGCCCGGGCTACGCCGGGTTCGTCGCCGACCGCAAGACCATCTCGCTCGAGCCGTCGGTCGCCAACCCGCCGGGCGTGCCGCAGGCCCTGCTCGACGTGCACAAGTCCCTGCCCACCGCGGTCGGTTCCATGCAGGCGCTGGCCGTCGCCAACCCGGACCTCTACATCAACCTCGCGGACATGATCGCCGGCACGATGACACCGGACCAGGTGGCCAAGGCCACCCAGGATCAGTTCGCCCAGCTGGCCAAGGCGGCCGGCGCCCCGGGCTTCTGA